A portion of the Lolium rigidum isolate FL_2022 chromosome 1, APGP_CSIRO_Lrig_0.1, whole genome shotgun sequence genome contains these proteins:
- the LOC124680419 gene encoding delta(7)-sterol-C5(6)-desaturase 1-like — translation MNYCKDFTERGPETLKEFDADSIPAVEAMKKQILVASVSMPFYTVLPTVYEYMIESGWTHCFFHITDVGWPMYLAYLALYLIFVECGMYWVHRELHHIKPLYKHLHAVHHVYNKENTLSPFAGLASHPLDGILLAMPHVVAPFLFPTHFRTNVALLFMEAMWTANIHDCIHGKVWPVMGAGYHTIHHTTYRHNYGHYTIWMDSLFGTLQNPEDIFKEA, via the exons ATGAATTATTGTAAAGACTTTACAGAACGTGGTCCTGAAACCCTTAAGGAATTTGATGCAGATTCTATCCCTGCGGTGGAAGCTatgaagaagcaaatacttgttgcATCAGTGTCCATGCCTTTCTACACCGTTCTTCCAACTGTATATGAGTACATGATCGAGAGTGGATGGACACATTGTTTCTTTCATATCACCGATGTTGGTTGGCCAATGTATCTTGCCTATCTGGCTTTATATCTCATCTTTGTGGAGTGCGGAATGTACTGGGTGCACAGGGAGTTGCATCACATAAAGCCATTATACAAGCACCTCCATGCAGTCCACCACGTTTACAACAAGGAAAATACCTTATCACCATTTGCGG GACTAGCATCCCATCCGCTGGATGGGATTTTACTAGCCATGCCGCATGTGGTTGCTCCCTTCCTTTTCCCAACGCACTTCAGGACTAACGTTGCCCTCTTGTTCATGGAGGCTATGTGGACAGCTAATATCCATGATTGCATTCATGGCAAGGTTTGGCCGGTGATGGGCGCTGGATATCACACTATTCACCATACCACTTACCGGCACAACTATGGCCACTACACTATCTGGATGGACTCACTGTTTGGCACACTTCAAAATCCAGAAGATATCTTTAAGGAGGCTTGA